A single region of the Penaeus vannamei isolate JL-2024 chromosome 23, ASM4276789v1, whole genome shotgun sequence genome encodes:
- the LOC138865937 gene encoding uncharacterized protein, producing the protein MIILMGIRDEELIQKLICLPSHSPLQDMVKTCKSFEATKSATSDIHAIPNQLCAVSAYQKKKKGQYRPNPSPPISTPRVSCQFCARRHDSGKCPAANSICNNCGRHSHWARTSKCPATSIQCRFCNRMGHYEKCGLQDLRVAARVDPSYTRLLDCVSSGFPSNRNDLHSTLLPFWKIRDNLSIDGELVLYGARVVVPAVLHRRTLSRLHDSHRGVESMMRRAKQTVFWPGIDSDITSTVHACESCQMFQPSQQQEPLMCDDNSTWPFESASDDFFTISGKSFLVIADRLSGWPVLVPCKGDTTALNTIRFFCRYFREVGVPLRLQTDGGP; encoded by the exons atgataatactgatgggtATTCGTGATGAGGAGTTAATTCAGAAACTCATCTGTCTACCTTCACACTCCCCTCTTCAGGATATGGTCAAAACCTGCAAATCCTTCGAGGCTACTAAAAGTGCCACATCTGATATACATGCTATACCCAACCAGTTGTGTGCTGTTTCTGCctatcagaaaaagaagaaggggcaaTACAGGCCAAACCCTTCTCCACCGATTTCGACACCACGTGTTTCATGTCAGTTTTGCGCACGACGGCATGATTCAGGGAAATGCCCTGCCGCTAACAGCATTTGTAACAACTGTGGTCGTCACAGTCATTGGGCAAGGACATCCAAGTGCCCTGCCACCTCCATCCAGTGCCGGTTTTGCAACCGCATGGGACACTATGAAAAATGCG GACTTCAGGATCTTCGAGTCGCAGCAAGAGTGGACCCTTCATACACTCGCCTTCTGGACTGCGTTTCTTCAGGATTCCCTTCCAACAGAAACGATCTCCACAGCACTCTGCTCCCATTCTGGAAGATACGAGACAACCTATCCATTGACGGTGAACTCGTTTTATATGGAGCAAGAGTTGTGGTTCCTGCTGTCCTCCACCGCCGCACCCTATCCCGTCTACACGACAGCCACAGAGGTGTAGAGTCCATGATGCGACGAGCGAAGCAGACTGTCTTTTGGCCTGGTATAGACTCAGACATCACCAGTACTGTCCATGCCTGTGAGTCTTGCCAAATGTTCCAGCCTAGTCAGCAGCAGGAGCCCCTCATGTGCGATGACAACTCCACATGGCCCTTTGAGTCTGCCTCAGATGACTTCTTTACCATTTCAGGGAAGTCTTTTCTGGTCATTGCTGACCGACTCTCTGGGTGGCCTGTCCTTGTACCTTGCAAAGGTGACACTACTGCCCTCAACACCATCAGGTTCTTCTGCCGTTACTTCCGGGAAGTTGGTGTTCCTCTCCGTCTACAGACCGACGGAGGACCATAA